A region from the Sandaracinus amylolyticus genome encodes:
- a CDS encoding TolC family protein, producing MRRPARLLALSAIATMLALPLAAVAQDAGSGEGASAEGATSETSGPPVYDLAKLLRAAERSYPGIRAAEARIRAARAQLDEAWVTPYFQSWVTAGFTLAPEARGSPILSPDAQVPLSNPWQPVLGFDFQGAIPLWTFGKLGAAREAARAGIRASESDRARVRAQLLYDVRRAYFALQLALDVQQMLREGMPALEEAIERTDDRIAEGDPEVDEMDRFRLAAALSEVRARQAQAAHLEASSRAALQILSGVRELRVPDCPIQVVDARLRPLTQYVSSAMSDRPEVRMLEAAQRAREASLDVARAGFWPDLALTYRFAISYAPGITDQTNPFIIDPANYMNIGAGIALRWSLDFWGNAYRVDRESALLDDVRMRFEEARRGMELEITDAYNTVVEARDRETAFDRGRRETRAWFITAAQAVELGTAETNDLVDAVRAYFTARYSHLQAIHDFNSALANLERVSAMPVTDRWEDACD from the coding sequence GTGCGCAGGCCCGCCCGACTCCTCGCGCTGAGCGCGATCGCGACGATGCTCGCGCTCCCACTCGCGGCGGTCGCGCAGGACGCAGGCTCGGGCGAAGGCGCGAGCGCAGAGGGCGCGACCAGCGAGACGTCGGGCCCACCGGTCTACGATCTCGCGAAGCTCCTGCGCGCGGCCGAGCGTAGCTACCCCGGCATTCGCGCCGCCGAAGCGCGCATCCGCGCGGCGCGCGCGCAGCTCGACGAGGCGTGGGTCACGCCGTACTTCCAGTCGTGGGTCACGGCGGGCTTCACGCTCGCGCCCGAGGCGCGCGGCAGCCCGATCCTCTCGCCCGACGCGCAGGTCCCGCTCTCGAACCCGTGGCAGCCCGTGCTCGGGTTCGACTTCCAGGGCGCGATCCCGCTGTGGACGTTCGGCAAGCTCGGCGCCGCACGCGAGGCTGCGCGCGCCGGCATCCGCGCGTCGGAGTCCGATCGCGCGCGCGTGCGTGCGCAGCTGCTCTACGACGTGCGCCGCGCGTACTTCGCGCTGCAGCTCGCGCTCGACGTGCAGCAGATGCTGCGCGAGGGCATGCCCGCGCTCGAAGAAGCGATCGAGCGCACCGACGATCGCATCGCGGAGGGCGACCCCGAGGTCGACGAGATGGATCGCTTCCGTCTCGCGGCCGCGCTCTCGGAAGTGCGCGCGCGACAGGCGCAGGCGGCGCACCTCGAGGCGAGCTCGCGCGCCGCGCTCCAGATCCTCAGCGGCGTGCGCGAGCTGCGCGTGCCCGACTGTCCGATCCAGGTCGTCGACGCGCGCCTGCGCCCGCTCACCCAGTACGTCTCGAGCGCGATGAGCGATCGCCCCGAGGTGCGCATGCTCGAGGCCGCGCAGCGCGCGCGCGAGGCGAGCCTCGACGTGGCGCGCGCCGGGTTCTGGCCCGACCTCGCGCTGACGTATCGCTTCGCGATCAGCTACGCGCCGGGCATCACCGACCAGACGAACCCGTTCATCATCGATCCCGCGAACTACATGAACATCGGGGCGGGCATCGCGCTGCGGTGGTCGCTCGACTTCTGGGGCAACGCGTACCGCGTCGATCGCGAGAGCGCGCTGCTCGACGACGTGCGCATGCGCTTCGAGGAGGCGCGTCGCGGCATGGAGCTCGAGATCACCGACGCGTACAACACCGTCGTCGAGGCGCGCGATCGCGAGACGGCGTTCGATCGCGGGCGGCGCGAGACGCGCGCGTGGTTCATCACCGCGGCGCAGGCGGTCGAGCTCGGCACCGCGGAGACCAACGACCTCGTCGACGCGGTGCGTGCCTATTTCACGGCGCGCTACTCGCATCTCCAGGCGATCCACGACTTCAACAGCGCGCTCGCGAACCTCGAGCGCGTCTCGGCAATGCCCGTCACCGATCGCTGGGAAGACGCCTGCGATTGA
- the fabZ gene encoding 3-hydroxyacyl-ACP dehydratase FabZ translates to MELDVERILRILPHRSPFLLLDRVTELSPRKSARGLKCVTYNEPFFPGHFPGQPIFPSVLIVESMSQLLAVLVYASEPFDPGQKVLYFLGFDGAKFRRPVVPGDRMVLDVEITQRRSNIWKAHATATVDGNLCAQAELLAALTDRGELPSH, encoded by the coding sequence ATGGAGCTCGACGTCGAACGGATCCTCCGGATCCTCCCGCATCGCTCGCCGTTCCTGCTCCTCGATCGCGTGACGGAGCTGAGCCCGCGCAAGTCGGCGCGCGGGCTCAAGTGCGTCACGTACAACGAGCCGTTCTTCCCGGGGCACTTCCCGGGTCAGCCGATCTTCCCGAGCGTGCTCATCGTCGAGTCGATGTCGCAGCTGCTCGCGGTGCTCGTCTACGCGTCGGAGCCCTTCGACCCCGGTCAGAAGGTCCTCTACTTCCTCGGCTTCGACGGCGCGAAGTTCCGACGCCCGGTGGTGCCCGGCGATCGCATGGTGCTCGACGTCGAGATCACGCAGCGACGCTCGAACATCTGGAAGGCGCACGCGACCGCGACGGTCGACGGCAACCTGTGCGCGCAGGCCGAGCTGCTCGCGGCCCTGACCGACCGCGGCGAGCTGCCGAGCCATTGA
- a CDS encoding DUF507 family protein — MRLFSGKVPVIAQEIVRTLTEGGDIETEAPNEVQADIESVLKEYLRQERRVTDEAKSRMEIRGMTYSELGKMKSQVAKDLKLSTGEDTLPYILEQVLEMLFHSNNVEEVFAEDNVLRKKITAILRRHMDVEQELDREVRSKIKNLEEGTAAFETEYARVMDQIKRNKRLT; from the coding sequence ATGCGACTGTTCAGCGGCAAGGTTCCCGTCATCGCCCAGGAGATCGTCCGGACGCTCACGGAAGGCGGTGACATCGAGACCGAGGCGCCGAACGAGGTGCAGGCGGACATCGAGTCGGTGCTCAAGGAGTACCTGCGCCAAGAGCGTCGCGTGACCGACGAGGCGAAGTCCCGGATGGAGATCCGGGGCATGACCTACAGCGAGCTGGGGAAGATGAAGTCCCAGGTCGCCAAGGATCTGAAGCTCTCGACGGGCGAGGACACGCTCCCGTACATCCTCGAGCAGGTGCTCGAGATGCTCTTCCACAGCAACAACGTGGAAGAGGTGTTCGCGGAGGACAACGTGCTCCGCAAGAAGATCACCGCGATCCTCCGCCGCCACATGGACGTGGAGCAGGAGCTCGATCGCGAGGTGCGCTCGAAGATCAAGAACCTCGAGGAAGGCACCGCCGCGTTCGAGACCGAGTACGCGCGGGTGATGGATCAGATCAAGCGCAACAAGAGGCTCACCTGA
- a CDS encoding MlaC/ttg2D family ABC transporter substrate-binding protein: MRTIFLALALAALSFTAPSFTPSAAAQEGGPATRFLRQRHDEVTRIMRRDASTDAARATRSQEVTRILSQLLDYQELSRRALGTHWESRTPAQRTQFVDLLRQLVERNYEANLERIQGFEVRYTREEAISDGTVVYTEARSRQERRQPPVEISYSMHLTDGAWRVFDVNTDGVSLVRNYNRQFNRIIGQDGWDALITRMQERLASGRTE; the protein is encoded by the coding sequence ATGCGCACGATCTTTCTCGCCCTCGCGCTCGCCGCGCTCTCGTTCACCGCTCCGTCGTTCACCCCGAGCGCCGCGGCGCAGGAAGGCGGGCCCGCGACGCGCTTCCTCCGGCAGCGCCACGACGAGGTCACGCGCATCATGAGGCGTGATGCCTCGACCGACGCGGCGCGCGCGACACGCAGCCAGGAGGTCACGCGCATCCTGAGCCAGCTGCTCGACTACCAGGAGCTCTCGCGGCGCGCGCTCGGCACGCACTGGGAGTCGCGCACGCCCGCGCAGCGCACGCAGTTCGTCGATCTCCTGCGCCAGCTCGTCGAGCGCAATTACGAGGCGAACCTCGAGCGCATCCAGGGCTTCGAGGTGCGCTACACGCGCGAGGAGGCGATCTCCGACGGAACGGTCGTCTACACCGAGGCGCGCTCGCGCCAGGAGCGCCGTCAGCCGCCGGTCGAGATCTCGTACTCGATGCACCTGACCGACGGTGCGTGGCGCGTGTTCGACGTGAACACCGACGGCGTCAGCCTGGTCCGGAACTACAACCGTCAGTTCAATCGGATCATCGGCCAGGACGGCTGGGACGCGCTGATCACGCGCATGCAGGAGCGGCTCGCGTCGGGTCGCACCGAGTGA
- a CDS encoding YicC/YloC family endoribonuclease, translating into MHESATPTLRSMTGHGLGEAPLGPGRVHIEIRSVNHRYLEVRVRLPAEVVEHTGFVEEAVRTALGRGRVEVTGRISGDAIGAPVLDVARARAAYEQLVALRDALSPREPLPLSLLASVPDLFIARGLPDLRVAREALARATEQACRGVMEMRAREGAALSADLEARVDRLVEHVESIEARVPEVVDNARRRLAERIEKLLAQVGGTISQVGALEEGRLEQEIAVFADRCDVTEECTRLRSHSDQFRMLLATGAAEALGRRLDFLLQEMAREANTIGAKSADAETARLVVEVKADVERMREQVQNVL; encoded by the coding sequence ATGCACGAGAGCGCCACCCCGACACTGCGGAGCATGACGGGGCACGGCCTCGGCGAGGCCCCGCTCGGGCCCGGGCGCGTGCACATCGAGATCCGCTCGGTGAACCATCGCTACCTCGAGGTGCGGGTGAGACTGCCCGCCGAGGTGGTCGAGCACACCGGGTTCGTCGAGGAAGCGGTTCGCACCGCGCTCGGACGCGGTCGTGTCGAGGTGACGGGGCGCATCTCGGGGGACGCGATCGGCGCGCCGGTGCTCGACGTGGCGCGAGCGCGCGCGGCGTACGAGCAGCTCGTCGCGCTGCGGGATGCGCTCTCGCCGCGGGAGCCGTTGCCGCTCTCGTTGCTCGCGTCGGTGCCCGATCTGTTCATCGCGCGTGGGCTCCCGGATCTGCGCGTGGCGCGCGAGGCGCTGGCGCGCGCGACCGAGCAGGCCTGTCGTGGCGTGATGGAGATGCGGGCGCGCGAGGGCGCGGCGCTCTCGGCGGATCTCGAGGCGCGGGTGGATCGGCTGGTCGAGCACGTGGAGTCGATCGAGGCGCGCGTGCCCGAGGTCGTCGACAACGCGCGGCGGCGGCTCGCGGAGCGCATCGAGAAGCTGCTCGCGCAGGTCGGCGGGACGATCTCGCAGGTCGGCGCGCTGGAGGAAGGTCGGCTCGAGCAGGAGATCGCGGTGTTCGCGGATCGCTGCGACGTGACCGAGGAGTGCACGCGGCTGCGGAGCCACTCGGATCAGTTCCGCATGCTGCTCGCGACGGGCGCGGCGGAGGCGCTCGGGCGGAGGCTCGACTTCCTGCTCCAGGAGATGGCGCGCGAGGCGAACACGATCGGCGCGAAGAGCGCGGACGCCGAGACCGCGCGCCTCGTCGTCGAGGTGAAGGCCGACGTCGAGCGGATGCGGGAGCAGGTCCAGAACGTCCTTTGA
- a CDS encoding OmpH family outer membrane protein translates to MAPRVYAQVRIAVVDLQRALNETEDGRRAKARLKRLFKQRQDDLDKRQGELKALKEDIEKNIELWSQETKQRRLEEYQKAFVDLQQQYVEYQRELAEREAEATGEIVERMQSILRRIGQAEGYTLIIERNEAGVVWVPTNLDLTDQVIQRYNAGEGREGGGEGGGGGGAATTGGGARGGGGAATTGGGAAGGGGGGGARRPPTKRAE, encoded by the coding sequence GTGGCGCCGCGAGTCTACGCGCAGGTGCGCATCGCCGTGGTCGACCTCCAGCGCGCGCTCAACGAGACCGAGGACGGACGTCGCGCGAAGGCGCGCCTCAAGCGCCTCTTCAAGCAGCGCCAGGACGATCTCGACAAGCGTCAGGGCGAGCTGAAGGCGCTCAAGGAAGACATCGAGAAGAACATCGAGCTCTGGTCGCAGGAGACCAAGCAGCGTCGTCTCGAGGAGTACCAGAAGGCGTTCGTCGACCTTCAGCAGCAGTACGTCGAGTACCAGCGCGAGCTCGCGGAGCGCGAGGCCGAGGCGACGGGCGAGATCGTCGAGCGCATGCAGTCGATCCTGCGCCGCATCGGACAGGCCGAGGGCTACACGCTGATCATCGAGCGCAACGAGGCCGGCGTCGTGTGGGTGCCGACGAACCTCGATCTCACCGATCAGGTCATCCAGCGCTACAACGCGGGCGAAGGCCGCGAAGGTGGCGGTGAAGGCGGCGGCGGTGGTGGCGCGGCGACGACCGGCGGTGGAGCGCGCGGCGGTGGCGGCGCGGCGACGACCGGCGGTGGTGCGGCGGGCGGCGGTGGCGGCGGTGGCGCGCGCCGTCCCCCGACGAAGCGCGCGGAGTGA
- a CDS encoding bifunctional aldolase/short-chain dehydrogenase — MESRYRAEDAPTDLLQLRCYTSRLLGAEPSLVLHGGGNTSVKGTTKDFFGDDTDVLWVKGSGWDLATIEPAGFSPVRMRALLRMADLAALSDVDMVREQRAALLDPSAPDPSIEAILHAILPHRFVDHTHADAVITLTNTPDGAARIRDVLGDRVLYVPYVMPGFVLARAVREITRGADWSRLEGMVLMHHGLFTFSDDARESYERTIRLVSEAEDALAKSGAWSAPRRAARASEVDARALATIRREVSRAAGRAMIARVDASEDAAGYASRDDVARIATRGPVTPDHVIRTKRVPAVIDGDPAAAIGAYAREYDAYFTRHDDGSRTRLDAAPRWAVWRGVGTIAFGTAAKAAAQVGDIARHTIRCVQWAEALGGWTPLGERDLFDMEYWELEQRKLRKPGASPSLAGRVALITGGASGIGRAVALRFRAEGAAVCVLDRRAEITSAWKGDDALGVACDVTDTAQVNAAIDACVRRFGGLDLLVSNAGDFPPSKRIEELDDAHWERSLALNLTSHLKVLRAATPYLELGVEPAVIMMASRNVPAPGPGAAAYSVSKAGLTQLARVAAIELAPAGVRVDVLHPDKVFDTELWSDETIASRAKSYGVSVDRYKRQNLLRAEVTTKDVAEAALALVKMRATTGAQLPIDGGSDRVI, encoded by the coding sequence ATGGAGAGCCGCTACCGCGCCGAGGACGCGCCCACCGATCTGCTCCAGCTCCGCTGCTACACGTCGCGGCTGCTCGGCGCGGAGCCCTCGCTCGTGCTGCACGGCGGCGGCAACACGAGCGTGAAGGGCACGACGAAGGACTTCTTCGGCGACGACACCGACGTGCTCTGGGTGAAGGGCAGCGGCTGGGACCTCGCGACGATCGAGCCCGCGGGGTTCTCGCCGGTGCGCATGCGCGCGCTGCTGCGCATGGCCGATCTCGCGGCGCTCTCCGACGTCGACATGGTGCGCGAGCAGCGCGCGGCGCTCCTCGATCCGAGCGCGCCCGATCCGTCGATCGAGGCGATCCTCCACGCAATCCTCCCGCACCGCTTCGTCGATCACACGCACGCCGACGCGGTGATCACGCTGACGAACACCCCAGACGGCGCGGCGCGCATCCGCGACGTGCTCGGCGATCGCGTGCTCTACGTCCCGTACGTCATGCCGGGCTTCGTCCTCGCGCGCGCGGTGCGCGAGATCACGCGCGGCGCGGACTGGTCGAGGCTCGAGGGCATGGTGCTGATGCACCACGGGCTCTTCACGTTCTCGGACGACGCCCGCGAGAGCTACGAGCGCACGATCCGCCTCGTGAGCGAGGCCGAGGACGCGCTCGCGAAGAGCGGCGCGTGGAGCGCACCGCGCCGCGCCGCGCGCGCATCCGAGGTCGATGCGCGCGCGCTCGCGACCATCCGCCGCGAGGTCTCGCGCGCCGCGGGCCGCGCGATGATCGCGCGCGTCGACGCGAGCGAGGACGCGGCGGGCTACGCGTCGCGCGACGACGTCGCGCGCATCGCGACGCGCGGCCCGGTCACGCCCGATCACGTCATCCGCACCAAGCGCGTGCCCGCGGTGATCGACGGCGATCCCGCTGCGGCGATCGGCGCCTACGCGCGCGAGTACGACGCGTACTTCACGCGCCACGACGACGGGTCGCGCACGCGCCTCGATGCCGCGCCGCGCTGGGCCGTGTGGCGCGGCGTCGGCACGATCGCGTTCGGCACCGCGGCGAAGGCAGCGGCGCAGGTGGGCGACATCGCGCGTCACACGATCCGCTGCGTGCAGTGGGCCGAGGCGCTCGGCGGATGGACCCCGCTCGGCGAGCGTGATCTCTTCGACATGGAGTACTGGGAGCTCGAGCAGCGCAAGCTGCGCAAGCCCGGCGCGAGCCCCTCGCTCGCGGGGCGCGTCGCGCTGATCACCGGCGGCGCGAGCGGCATCGGTCGCGCGGTCGCGTTGCGCTTCCGCGCCGAGGGCGCGGCGGTGTGCGTGCTCGATCGACGCGCCGAGATCACGAGCGCGTGGAAGGGCGACGACGCGCTCGGCGTCGCGTGCGACGTGACCGACACCGCGCAGGTGAACGCCGCGATCGACGCGTGCGTGCGCCGCTTCGGAGGGCTCGACCTGCTCGTCTCGAACGCGGGGGACTTCCCGCCGAGCAAGCGCATCGAGGAGCTCGACGACGCGCACTGGGAGCGCTCGCTCGCGCTCAACCTCACCTCGCACCTCAAGGTGCTGCGCGCGGCGACGCCGTACCTCGAGCTCGGCGTCGAGCCCGCGGTGATCATGATGGCGTCGCGCAACGTGCCCGCGCCGGGCCCTGGCGCGGCGGCGTACTCGGTGAGCAAGGCAGGCCTCACGCAGCTCGCGCGTGTCGCCGCGATCGAGCTCGCGCCCGCGGGCGTGCGCGTCGACGTGCTGCACCCCGACAAGGTCTTCGACACCGAGCTCTGGAGCGACGAGACGATCGCATCGCGCGCGAAGAGCTACGGCGTGAGCGTCGATCGGTACAAGCGCCAGAACCTGCTGCGCGCGGAGGTGACGACGAAGGACGTCGCCGAGGCCGCGCTCGCCCTGGTGAAGATGCGCGCGACGACCGGCGCCCAGCTCCCGATCGACGGCGGCAGCGACCGCGTGATCTGA